GCGCTTTCCAAGCCGCCACTTCATGGAACAAAGAGCATCCCGCGTTGTGACGGCAGCTAGCTGATCAGGGTGAGGTACGGGTTGGCTGCCACTGCCGAGCGCAGAAATTGGGCCACCGCCCGTACCCGCCCGAGCTGCTGCAATTCCCGTGGGATGACCATCCAGTAGTTGCGGCACACCGAGAAGGACTGTGGCAGAACCACGTCCAACGACTCATCCGGCTCGCCGATATACGCTGGCAGCGGCGCGATGCCGAGACCGCTTCGTGCCGCGGTCCAGTGACCCGTGATGTTGTTGGTCTGGACCGAGACTCGTTGCTTGTGCGGCAAGGATTCCAGGATCCGCAACGGCGCCACGTCTAACAGGGCGTCGATGTACCAGATCAGGGTGTGGTCCGTCAGATCCGCCGGGACCGTCAGCGGCGGCGCAGCCTCCAGATAATGTGGCGCCGCGTAAAGGCGAAGATCGTACCGGGCCAGATGCCGGACGTTCACCGCCCGCGGCGAAGGCTCTTCGAGCGTCACGGCAATATCAAAATGACGCGCGGACAGCGAACCACGTTCGGTCGCGGTGGCGAGCTCGATATCCAAATGAGGATGCCGCCGTCGTAGCTCGACGAGTCGGGGCGCCACCACAAAAGCACCGAACCCGTCCGGAGTCACGAGCCGCACCGCGCCGGTGAGCGGGCCGGCCGCGGAGGCGCGCGTGTCATAAGCTGCGATGACCGCGGATTCCACCGACTCTGCGCGCGGAAGTAGATCTGCACCGGCCTCGGTCAGTATCCAGCCACCCGGCGAGCGATCGAAAAGCCTTTCCCCAAAGGCCTTTTCAAGTGACGCTATGCGCCGCCCGACTGTCGTATGATCGACCCGAAGATTGCGGGCAGCCTCGTTGAGCCTGCCGGTGCGTGCGACTTCCAGGAAAAAGCGCAGATTGTCAGCACTGAACATGCCCGGAACCATACACGTGCAAATGTGCACGCGCATGTGCGTCATTGGCCGTTGACTCGTGCACGAATGTGCACAGAACATTGGGGCATGACCGCAACCATTCAGCCACCCGATAGCACCGACATCCACCACTGGATGAACAACAGAGTTTTCCTCGGCACCTCTAAAGACTCAGTCGCCGTGACGAATCCAGCGACAGGCGCGGCCACCGGGGCGGTGCGGCTCGCGAGCGGGACCGACGCCAGAGCTGTGATCGACGCGGCTGCTTCAGCCTTCCCGGCATGGCGCGACACCTCCCTGACCAAGCGCACCCAGGTGCTGTTCGCGTTTCGGGAACTGCTCAATGCCCGCAAAGAAGAGTTGGCCGCGATCATCACCGCCGAACACGGCAAGGTGCTTTCCGACGCCCTCGGCGAGGTGACCCGAGGCCAAGAGGTGGTCGAATTCGCCTGCGGTATACCCCATCTGCTCAAAGGCGGATTCACCGAAAACGCCTCGACCAACGTCGACGCCTACTCGATCCGCCAGCCGCTGGGACCGGTAGGCATCATCTCCCCGTTCAACTTTCCGGCCATGGTGCCGATGTGGTTCTTTCCCGTCGCCATCGCCGCCGGTAACACCGTGGTCCTCAAGCCCTCGGAGAAGGATCCGTCGGCCTCGCTCTGGATGGCCCGGCTGTGGGCCGAGGCCGGCCTGCCCGAGGGCGTGTTCAACGTGCTGCAGGGCGACAAGACCGCGGTCGACGAACTGCTGACCAACCCAAAGATCAAGGCCATCAGCTTCGTCGGATCCACCCCGATCGCGCAGTACGTGTACGCCACCGCCACCGCGGCCGGCAAACGAGTGCAGGCGCTCGGCGGGGCCAAGAACCACGCGGTGATCCTGCCCGATGCAGATCTCGATGTGGCCGCGGATGCCATGGTCAACGCCGGCTTCGGCTCCGCCGGGGAGCGCTGCATGGCCATCTCGGCCGCGGTCGCCGTCGGTCCGATCGCGGATGATCTGGTCGACAGGATCGCCGAGCGCGCAGCCACCATCAAAACCGGTGACGGAACCAAGGACTCGGACATGGGCCCACTGGTCACCGAGGCCCATCGGGACAAGGTCGCGTCCTACATCGACGCCGGCGAGTCCGACGGCGCCAAGGTCGTGCTGGATGGCCGTCAGGTCTCTGCTGATGGTGCGGCTGACGGCTTCTGGCTCGGTCCGACCTTGCTCGACAACGTCACACCGTCGATGAGCGTCTACACCGACGAAATCTTCGGCCCAGTGCTCTCGGTGCTCCGAGTGGCCACCTACGACGAGGCACTGGAGCTGATCAACTCCAACCCGTACGGCAATGGCACCGCCATTTTCACCAACGACGGCGGCGCGGCACGGCGGTTCCAAAACGAGGTCGAGGTCGGCATGGTCGGCATCAACGTGCCGATCCCAGTCCCGATGGCCTACTACAGCTTCGGCGGCTGGAAGGCCTCGCTGTTCGGCGACACCCACGCTCACGGAACCGAGGGCGTGAACTTCTTCACCCGGGCCAAGGCCATCACCAGCCGCTGGCTGGACCCTTCCCACGGCGGCATCAACCTCGGCTTCCCCGAGAACAAATAACAAATAAGGACACCCCATGACCATTGACATCGCACTGCCCCGGTTCGCCAAGATCGGCGCCGGAACCATCGGCGACCTCGCAAACGTCGTCACCCAATTGAACATCCACCGACCAGTCGTGGTAACCGACAAGTACTTGGCGGACACGGGCCAGGCCGAACGGCTCGCCAAGGCGCTGCAGGCCGCAGGATTCGAGGTCGCCGTGTTCTCCGACACCGTTCCCGATCCGACGGTCGCCTCCCTCGCCGACGGACTCGAACTCGTCCGGACACACAACGCCGACGCCATCATCGGCTTCGGTGGGGGCAGCCCCATGGACACTGCGAAAGCCTTGGCGGTGTTGTCGGCCAACGGCGGTGACATCGCCGCGTACAAGGCGCCGAGCAGCTACGCCGGCCCCACGCTACCGATCGTGGCGATCCCGACGACAGCGGGAAGCGGCTCGGAGGCCACCCAGTTCACCGTCATCACCGACGGTGACACCGATGAGAAGATGCTCTGCCCCGGCTTGTCGTTTCTTCCGATCGCCATCGTCGTCGACTTCGAACTGACGCTGTCCATGCCGGCCCGGCTGACCGCCGATACCGGGGTCGACGCCTTGACCCACGCCATCGAAGCCTATGTCAGCCGCCGCGCCAGCCCGTTCACCGACGCCCTCGCGCTCGCGGCCATGAACTCCATCTCGCAGCATCTGCGCCGCGCGTACGCCGACGGTACGGACCGCGAAGCCCGCGAAGCCATGATGTTGGCCTCCACCCAGGCGGGGATGGCCTTCTCGAACTCAAGCGTGGCGCTGGTGCACGGAATGAGCAGGCCTATCGGGGGCCACTTCCACGTCGCACACGGCCTGTCCAATGCCATGCTGTTGCCGGCCATAACGAGGTTCTCCGTGGATCACGCCGTCACGCGATACGCCGACTGCGCGAAAGCCATGGGCGTCGCCAGTGAATTCGCTGGCGATCGCGTCGCCGCGACCGCGTTGGTGTCCGAACTCCAACAACTGTGTATCGACGTAGAGGTGCCCACCCCGCACACCTATGGGATCGACAGGTCCGAGTGGGAGGCACATCTGGATACGATGGCGACCCAGGCGTTGGCGTCCGGGTCGCCCGGCAACAACCCGAGGATCCCGACGCATGAAGAGATCGTGGACCTCTATCGCGAGATCTATTGAGAGCGCACTACTGCAGCTACGTCCGCGTAATCGAGTCGATATGAGCCGCCACTTTCCACCAACGTCAGCTCCAACGCACCCGACACTCGGGTGGTTCCGTTACTCGGAGGGCAGTCGGCCAATAGCGCTGACCGCACAAGACTTCTGCGTGGGTGCACACCGCTCGGCTCCAGGCGCGAGTTGCAGCGTCACCGCGAAAGCGGCGGAGATCGCCCTTTATGGCTGGGATTTCAGCAGTACGCCGCGTCTGTTCAAGCTGACACGCACACCCAGCGTTGTTCGTAATCGCACAAGGGGTCTGCACATATGTGCCTTTACAACGTTCTTCGCCAACGGCCATCATGTATCGAACCGAGTGGGCCATGTCACATACAAGACGGCCAGTGACGCGCAGGCGCGGTCTCGGGACGAAAACCGGATGAGGAGAACGTGATGAGGCAGTCGGTCAAGACGATGGCAGTTGGTGTTGCGGGTTTGTTGGCGGTGGGACTGTCGGCTTGTGGTGGTGGACCCGGCAACGACGGCGACAGCATCAAGGTGGGCGCGGTCTATGACACCAGCGGAGTGCAGCGCGTCGTCGGGCAGTCGATGCTCGACGCGTTGAACCTCGCCGTCGATCAGATCAACGCCGACGGTGGCGTGCTGGGTAAGCAACTCACGGTCAGGTTCTACGACTCCGGCGGCGACATCGCCAACTACAAGCAGTACGCCGAGCAGTTGGCCCTGCGTGACGAGCCGGCGGTGGCCTTCGCCGGCATCAATGGCGCCTCGCGGGCGGCGATTCAACCCATCTTCTCCCGCGCCGGCATCCCCTACATCTACAGCGAACTCAACGAGGGCGGCATCTGCGAGAAGAACACCTTCAGCACCGGTGTCGTGCCGTCGCAGAGCCTGGCGGCGTTGGTGCCGCGGATGCTGAACGAACCGGGCAAAACGGTCTACATCGCCGGTGCCGATTACAACTTCGGCCACATCTCCGGTCAGTGGGGGCGCAAGTTCGCCGAGGAGGCCGGCGCGCGAGTGGTCGGCGAGCGCTACATCCCGCTGGAAAGCTCCGATTTCGGGTCGGTGGTCGATGAGATCCAACGCCTGCAACCAGATCTGGTGCTGTCCTTTTTGGTTGGCGCCAACCACCAGTCCTTCTACAGATCCTTCGCGGCCGCGGGCCTGAACAAGACGACGCCGATCGCGTCGAGCACCTTCGGCACCGACGGTGAGACCGAGGCCCTCAGCGCCGCCGAGCAGGAGAACATCTACGTCGCCTACCCATATATCCAGTCGATCGAGAGCCCCGAAAACACGGAGTTCATCGAGGCTTGGGAGAACAAGTACGGCGCGCTGAAAGCCCCGTTGCCCGACGAGGTCAACTCGGTGTGGAGTGGGCTGCACCTCTGGGCAGAAGCCGTGGAGAAGGCCGGTGAGCTGGACCAGGGCGCGGTGATCGAGGCACTCGAGTCAGGCATCGAGTTCACCGGTCCGGCCGGCCGCATGCAGCTCGATCCTGCCAGCCACAACGTGATCCAGAATGTGAGCATCGGGCGGACCAACGGGCCCGACGGCTACTTCGAGGTCATCGAGACCCGGGAGAACGTCGCGCCATCCTTCGAACAAGAAGTCTGCGACCTGATCTCCAACCCCGACCTCAACGAGCAATTCACACCCACAAGTTGATCCGCCGGCGCGGCGGCCACTGCGGAGGCATCAGACCCGCGGCAACGTCGTATGCGTTGCGCGCAATACGTCTGCGATTCGATCGCCGACCCAACATCAACGAGCAGTACACGACGGCGGAGTGATTTGAACACATGCAATGGGATACAGTAATTAACTTGGCGATCGGGGTCGGGACGGGGGTTTCGATCCTCGTTCTGATCTCGCTGGGCCTGGCCGTGATCTTCGGGATGATGGGCGTGATCAACTTCGCTCACGGGGAATTCCTCATGATCGGAGCTTTCACCACCTACTCCGGGTACAGCATCGGAATTCCGCTGCCACTGGCGATGCTGGTCGCTGCACTGATCGCCGGTTTGCTCGGCATCGTGGTCGAACAGGTGCTGGTGCGACGGTTGTACGGGCGGCTCGAGTCGACGATGTTGGCGACCTTCGGTCTGAGCCTCGTGCTCGTCCAAGTCGCCGTATTGATCTGGGGCACCAGCCCCGCCGGCATCCCCACCCCGTTGGGGGTGGTCTCGATCGGACGGTACTCGGTCAGCATGTACCGGATCGTGCTGATCGTGGCCGCGGTCGGGTTGCTCGCGCTCGTGTGGTGGGTGTTCGTCAAGACCGGATTCGGTCTGCGGGCCCGGGCCGCGGCGCTGGACGCGGAGACGGCGGCGTCGGTGGGCGTCAATGCGGCCCGCACCAACATGTGGACTTTCGGTCTGGGCGGCGCACTGGCCGGAGCGGGCGGGGCGCTGTTGGCTCCCATCGTGGCTGTCTCGGCGAACATGGGATCGGTCTACATCGCCCAGGCTTTCATGACGGTGGTCGTCGGTGGACCAGGGGTGATCACCGGAACCGTCAGCGCGGCCGGTCTGCTCGGCACGGTCCAACGCGCGGCGTCGGACCTGTTCGCACCCTTGATCGGGATCGCCGCACTGCTAGTCGTGGCGCTGGTACTCGTCCGGGTGCTGCCGAACGGCATCTCGGGCCGACTGAGGAGAGACCTGTGAGAACTTTTGAGGCGCGGTGGCGCACTCTGCTCGCCCCACGCGGAGCCTGGTGGCGCAGTTGGCTGTCCGTGGCGATCAGCATCGTGGTGGTCCTGGTGCTCTCGCACACGGTGAGCCAGTTCGAACTCCGGCAGTGGACCAGCTGGTTGGCCCTGACGGTCCTGACATTGAGCTTGGTGTGGGTGTGGGGCCATGCGGGTGTATTCAGTTTCGGCCAAGTGCTGTTCTTCGGCATCGGGGCCTACGCCTACGGCGCGGGATCGATCAACCTGGTCGACCGCACCGGAGAGACACTCAGCTCCCTGATCATCGGAATGGTCGCCGCGGTGGTGGTGGCGGCGATCCTCGGCTACTTCCTGTTCTACGGCGATGTTTCAGGGGTTTACGTCGCGATCGCGACGCTGGCCGCGACCTTGGTGGCGTTCACGCTCATGGCGAGCACCGCAGATCCCAGCTACGCGATCGGTGACGCGCGGCTGGGCGGATACAACGGGATGAGCGGCATCGCGCCGATCACGCTGCCCGGCGGTTACGAACTCGCCATCGCGCAACTGTTCGTCTTCACGGCGGTCACCGCGATTTTGGTCGCCTTCGGGGTGTTGGTGTTGCAGCGCAGCCCCTTTGGTCGCGCTGCGCGTGCGCTGCGTGAGAACGAGGCCCGAACGACGTTGGTAGGCTTCGACACTCGCCTCCACAAGCTGATGGTCTTTGTCATCGGCGGCGCGATCGCAGGCCTGGCCGGGGGCTTGTACGCCGCCTGGGGCGGGTTCGCAGACCCTTCACTGTTCGGGCTGGAACAGGCCACCCTCGTGGTCGCGTGGAGCCTGGTCGGTGGCCGGACGTCGGTTCTCGGCGCCTTCGTCGGCGTCTTCGGCCTGCAGCAGCTCACCACCAGTGTCACGTCGACCGGAACGAATGTGACGCCCCTGGTAGTCGGTGCGGTGCTCATCCTGATCGTGCTGGTGCTACCCCGCGGCGTAGTCCCGACCCTCACGGACCTGTTGACGACGTGGCGGCGGCGCGAGGACTCGAGCGAGCCCGTCCACGACGCTGTCGCCGTCGACGAACGTGGGCTACCCTCGGCCGCGTTGGCCGGTCGGGCGCTGTCCCTACGGGCCGAGAACGTCGAGAAGGCATTCGGTGGCGTCAAGGCGGTGGCGGGCGTCGACTGGAGTATCGACGGCCCCGGGGTAGAGGCGTTGCTCGGCCCCAACGGTGCCGGCAAAAGCACGCTGTTCAACCTGTTCGCCGGTTCCTATACACCAACCGCCGGCAAGGTGTATCTTGACGGACGGGACATCTCGCGATGGCGACCGAACCGCCGTACTCGTGCGGGGATGTCCATCAAACGTCAGGTGCCGAGCCTTTTCGGCGGGTTGTCGACACGGGAGAACCTGTGGCTCGCAGCCTATGGCAGCGGCAAGAGCGCCGCGGAATCGACCCAGGTGGCCGACGAGTTCGTCCGCTGGCTCGGACCGGCTGCGAATGTGGAAGAGGTGCAGGTCCTCGCCCACGGTCAGCAGCAGTGGCTCGACATCGCGATGGCCCTGACCGCCTCGCCGTCGGTGTTGTTGCTCGACGAGCCCACCGCGGGCATGGGTCGCGAGGAGAGTTCTCAGATCGCCCGGGTCGCACGACAATTGGGCGAACAGATCCCGGTGATCGTCGTGGAGCACGACATG
This DNA window, taken from Mycolicibacterium sp. MU0050, encodes the following:
- a CDS encoding LysR family transcriptional regulator; translated protein: MFSADNLRFFLEVARTGRLNEAARNLRVDHTTVGRRIASLEKAFGERLFDRSPGGWILTEAGADLLPRAESVESAVIAAYDTRASAAGPLTGAVRLVTPDGFGAFVVAPRLVELRRRHPHLDIELATATERGSLSARHFDIAVTLEEPSPRAVNVRHLARYDLRLYAAPHYLEAAPPLTVPADLTDHTLIWYIDALLDVAPLRILESLPHKQRVSVQTNNITGHWTAARSGLGIAPLPAYIGEPDESLDVVLPQSFSVCRNYWMVIPRELQQLGRVRAVAQFLRSAVAANPYLTLIS
- a CDS encoding CoA-acylating methylmalonate-semialdehyde dehydrogenase, yielding MTATIQPPDSTDIHHWMNNRVFLGTSKDSVAVTNPATGAATGAVRLASGTDARAVIDAAASAFPAWRDTSLTKRTQVLFAFRELLNARKEELAAIITAEHGKVLSDALGEVTRGQEVVEFACGIPHLLKGGFTENASTNVDAYSIRQPLGPVGIISPFNFPAMVPMWFFPVAIAAGNTVVLKPSEKDPSASLWMARLWAEAGLPEGVFNVLQGDKTAVDELLTNPKIKAISFVGSTPIAQYVYATATAAGKRVQALGGAKNHAVILPDADLDVAADAMVNAGFGSAGERCMAISAAVAVGPIADDLVDRIAERAATIKTGDGTKDSDMGPLVTEAHRDKVASYIDAGESDGAKVVLDGRQVSADGAADGFWLGPTLLDNVTPSMSVYTDEIFGPVLSVLRVATYDEALELINSNPYGNGTAIFTNDGGAARRFQNEVEVGMVGINVPIPVPMAYYSFGGWKASLFGDTHAHGTEGVNFFTRAKAITSRWLDPSHGGINLGFPENK
- a CDS encoding iron-containing alcohol dehydrogenase, with the translated sequence MTIDIALPRFAKIGAGTIGDLANVVTQLNIHRPVVVTDKYLADTGQAERLAKALQAAGFEVAVFSDTVPDPTVASLADGLELVRTHNADAIIGFGGGSPMDTAKALAVLSANGGDIAAYKAPSSYAGPTLPIVAIPTTAGSGSEATQFTVITDGDTDEKMLCPGLSFLPIAIVVDFELTLSMPARLTADTGVDALTHAIEAYVSRRASPFTDALALAAMNSISQHLRRAYADGTDREAREAMMLASTQAGMAFSNSSVALVHGMSRPIGGHFHVAHGLSNAMLLPAITRFSVDHAVTRYADCAKAMGVASEFAGDRVAATALVSELQQLCIDVEVPTPHTYGIDRSEWEAHLDTMATQALASGSPGNNPRIPTHEEIVDLYREIY
- a CDS encoding ABC transporter substrate-binding protein, yielding MRQSVKTMAVGVAGLLAVGLSACGGGPGNDGDSIKVGAVYDTSGVQRVVGQSMLDALNLAVDQINADGGVLGKQLTVRFYDSGGDIANYKQYAEQLALRDEPAVAFAGINGASRAAIQPIFSRAGIPYIYSELNEGGICEKNTFSTGVVPSQSLAALVPRMLNEPGKTVYIAGADYNFGHISGQWGRKFAEEAGARVVGERYIPLESSDFGSVVDEIQRLQPDLVLSFLVGANHQSFYRSFAAAGLNKTTPIASSTFGTDGETEALSAAEQENIYVAYPYIQSIESPENTEFIEAWENKYGALKAPLPDEVNSVWSGLHLWAEAVEKAGELDQGAVIEALESGIEFTGPAGRMQLDPASHNVIQNVSIGRTNGPDGYFEVIETRENVAPSFEQEVCDLISNPDLNEQFTPTS
- a CDS encoding ABC transporter permease subunit, which codes for MAIGVGTGVSILVLISLGLAVIFGMMGVINFAHGEFLMIGAFTTYSGYSIGIPLPLAMLVAALIAGLLGIVVEQVLVRRLYGRLESTMLATFGLSLVLVQVAVLIWGTSPAGIPTPLGVVSIGRYSVSMYRIVLIVAAVGLLALVWWVFVKTGFGLRARAAALDAETAASVGVNAARTNMWTFGLGGALAGAGGALLAPIVAVSANMGSVYIAQAFMTVVVGGPGVITGTVSAAGLLGTVQRAASDLFAPLIGIAALLVVALVLVRVLPNGISGRLRRDL
- a CDS encoding ABC transporter permease subunit, with translation MRTFEARWRTLLAPRGAWWRSWLSVAISIVVVLVLSHTVSQFELRQWTSWLALTVLTLSLVWVWGHAGVFSFGQVLFFGIGAYAYGAGSINLVDRTGETLSSLIIGMVAAVVVAAILGYFLFYGDVSGVYVAIATLAATLVAFTLMASTADPSYAIGDARLGGYNGMSGIAPITLPGGYELAIAQLFVFTAVTAILVAFGVLVLQRSPFGRAARALRENEARTTLVGFDTRLHKLMVFVIGGAIAGLAGGLYAAWGGFADPSLFGLEQATLVVAWSLVGGRTSVLGAFVGVFGLQQLTTSVTSTGTNVTPLVVGAVLILIVLVLPRGVVPTLTDLLTTWRRREDSSEPVHDAVAVDERGLPSAALAGRALSLRAENVEKAFGGVKAVAGVDWSIDGPGVEALLGPNGAGKSTLFNLFAGSYTPTAGKVYLDGRDISRWRPNRRTRAGMSIKRQVPSLFGGLSTRENLWLAAYGSGKSAAESTQVADEFVRWLGPAANVEEVQVLAHGQQQWLDIAMALTASPSVLLLDEPTAGMGREESSQIARVARQLGEQIPVIVVEHDMEFVEELGAPITVLDRGRTLARGTLEEIKSNDDVLEVYLGRTVSTER